From a single Aestuariibius sp. HNIBRBA575 genomic region:
- a CDS encoding ABC transporter substrate-binding protein, which yields MMTLKAQTLGTAAMALVLSAFAASADDLRFWTTEEQPERLAKQQEMAAAFAAASGHNVEVIPVSETDLGTRATAAYAAGDLPDVIYHPLQYALPWAEAGILDIDAATDVVEMLGEDTFAPGALTMAATADGFASVPVDGWTQMVVYRADLFEEKGLQPPTSYANVQAALEALHNPPEVYGFVAPTKIDENFMSQVLEHVFLANGVTPVGRDGFTALDEAKTIEVLDFYKAIVEASPPGELYWDQSRSLYFSGNAAMIIWSPFILDELAGLRDSAPPTITDDPTSSELASRTGIVTNFSGPSNPDGAAWGDIRYFGVTTDASTDAAMEFVQYSMDEGYTQTLSIAPEGKFPVRRGTADNPTEFAEAWATLPVGVDRKAPLGDLYDQAMIDEIVGGLDVAQRWGVSEGQLSLASKMINSQVINRLVREYVDGARDASATVAAMNEALAAID from the coding sequence ATGATGACCCTAAAGGCGCAGACCTTAGGAACCGCTGCGATGGCGCTTGTGTTGTCGGCATTTGCCGCGAGCGCAGACGATCTGCGGTTCTGGACAACCGAAGAACAGCCAGAACGGTTGGCAAAACAGCAGGAAATGGCGGCGGCATTTGCAGCGGCGTCCGGTCACAATGTCGAAGTGATCCCAGTGTCTGAAACCGATCTGGGCACCCGCGCCACGGCCGCCTATGCGGCAGGGGATTTGCCGGATGTGATTTACCATCCGCTGCAATATGCGCTGCCATGGGCCGAAGCCGGGATTCTGGACATAGACGCGGCCACCGATGTGGTTGAAATGCTGGGCGAAGACACATTTGCCCCCGGTGCATTGACCATGGCCGCCACGGCGGATGGGTTTGCCTCTGTGCCGGTGGATGGCTGGACGCAGATGGTGGTTTACCGCGCTGATCTGTTCGAAGAAAAGGGCCTGCAACCCCCGACATCCTACGCCAATGTACAAGCCGCGCTGGAAGCGCTGCATAACCCACCTGAGGTGTACGGCTTTGTTGCGCCCACAAAGATTGACGAAAATTTTATGAGCCAAGTGCTGGAACATGTGTTTTTGGCCAATGGCGTGACCCCGGTTGGGCGCGACGGTTTCACCGCGCTGGACGAAGCCAAAACCATCGAGGTTCTGGATTTCTACAAAGCCATCGTCGAAGCTTCGCCTCCGGGTGAGCTGTACTGGGATCAGTCGCGGTCGCTTTATTTCTCGGGCAATGCGGCGATGATCATCTGGTCACCGTTCATTTTGGATGAACTGGCCGGCCTGCGAGACAGCGCCCCGCCCACCATCACCGATGATCCTACATCCTCTGAATTGGCATCGCGCACTGGGATCGTGACCAACTTTTCTGGTCCATCCAACCCAGATGGCGCCGCATGGGGGGACATCCGCTATTTCGGTGTGACCACGGATGCGTCCACAGATGCAGCGATGGAATTCGTGCAATATTCCATGGACGAAGGCTATACCCAGACCTTGTCGATCGCACCTGAAGGCAAATTCCCTGTGCGCCGCGGCACAGCCGACAACCCAACCGAATTTGCCGAAGCTTGGGCAACATTGCCGGTGGGGGTCGATCGCAAAGCGCCTCTGGGGGATCTCTATGACCAAGCGATGATCGACGAAATCGTTGGTGGTCTGGACGTTGCACAACGTTGGGGCGTGTCAGAGGGGCAATTGTCCTTGGCATCGAAAATGATCAATTCGCAGGTGATCAACCGTCTGGTCCGGGAATATGTTGATGGCGCGCGCGACGCGTCTGCAACCGTTGCCGCCATGAACGAAGCCTTGGCTGCGATCGACTAA
- a CDS encoding ABC transporter permease subunit, whose amino-acid sequence MTAQTPPRGTGPLARREARLAWGLLAPTVIAVSLVVILPLLAIFWISFKPVELADLRPPVPIVREDLRGNPEIAGDIGTLRYRLRNSSQDQAITGVTLTDTWPAGLEPVDLDDRCAVTDATLFCDFGDWTGGTRERLELEVTVSQDFFDAGIDIKDSAPILTGDADNILTNFDFTATNFVKVFDGGEFWSVLYVTLFYTIVGTIGALVFGLFAAMLLNKSFRGQGILRGLYLFPYVAPVIAVAFAWILLFDPFSGSANALLVQMGVTTETINFFGEKPLALIMVTVFEIWRYFPLSFLFILARMQSIDTDMYEAADMDGASPFQKFWYLSMPQLLGILSVLFLLRFIWTFNKFDDIFLLTGGNAGTRTLTVNVYEQAFAVSNIGAGAAVAVVIFCCLLLFSVFFFKFISQEEGL is encoded by the coding sequence ATGACCGCCCAAACCCCGCCACGGGGCACGGGGCCACTTGCCCGACGCGAAGCGCGTTTGGCTTGGGGGCTCTTGGCACCCACAGTGATTGCCGTCTCACTTGTTGTGATCCTGCCATTGCTGGCAATTTTCTGGATCAGCTTCAAACCGGTCGAATTGGCGGATCTGCGTCCCCCTGTGCCGATTGTGCGCGAAGATTTGCGCGGCAATCCCGAAATAGCGGGCGACATTGGAACCCTGCGCTATCGATTGCGCAATTCCAGTCAGGATCAGGCGATTACAGGTGTCACGCTGACGGATACATGGCCTGCCGGGTTAGAACCGGTGGATTTGGACGACAGATGCGCCGTCACGGATGCAACATTGTTTTGTGATTTTGGCGATTGGACAGGCGGAACCCGCGAACGGTTGGAACTAGAAGTCACGGTCAGCCAGGATTTCTTTGATGCGGGGATCGACATCAAAGACAGCGCGCCAATCCTAACAGGTGACGCGGATAACATCCTGACAAACTTCGACTTTACGGCCACCAACTTTGTCAAAGTATTCGACGGTGGTGAATTTTGGTCGGTCCTTTATGTGACGCTGTTCTACACAATTGTCGGCACAATCGGCGCGCTGGTTTTCGGGCTATTTGCGGCCATGTTGCTGAACAAAAGCTTTCGAGGTCAGGGGATTTTACGCGGGCTTTATCTGTTTCCCTATGTGGCCCCGGTCATCGCGGTGGCGTTTGCGTGGATTCTGCTGTTTGATCCGTTTTCCGGATCCGCCAATGCCCTGTTGGTACAGATGGGCGTGACCACAGAAACGATCAATTTCTTCGGTGAAAAACCACTAGCCTTGATCATGGTCACAGTGTTTGAAATCTGGCGGTATTTCCCGCTGTCTTTCCTGTTCATTCTGGCCCGGATGCAAAGCATCGACACAGACATGTACGAAGCCGCCGATATGGATGGCGCATCGCCGTTTCAGAAATTCTGGTATCTCAGCATGCCGCAATTGCTGGGCATTCTGTCCGTTTTGTTCCTGTTGCGGTTCATCTGGACCTTTAACAAATTCGACGACATTTTCCTGCTGACCGGCGGCAATGCGGGCACACGAACATTGACGGTGAACGTCTATGAACAGGCCTTTGCGGTCAGCAATATCGGTGCAGGTGCGGCTGTGGCTGTGGTGATTTTCTGCTGTTTGCTGCTGTTTTCGGTCTTCTTCTTCAAATTCATCAGCCAGGAGGAAGGGCTATGA
- a CDS encoding carbohydrate ABC transporter permease, whose amino-acid sequence MSLLRYGYVTGPLLGAMWTFIIATTVAVAMSFGTGDAFRPSLWMSLIWGAALGFACLPGHWGKPVGAGVAISVLSLLGFGPIISGANVSGFSSLLGALSMAGFSALGLWIMLRECQPAALTRHEFEEAVIRFLTGFGYIFFTAIVLIPFYVMVMTSLKNQSELIQNPLDFSIDFSKGWDLFRSYSELFGQFDFGTYLWTSFFISVLTVFITLAFAVPGAYAIARLRFKGRAAFGRSILLIYMVPMIVLALPIYIAFSMTGLRNSIFGIVLIYPVTTIPVALYMLQGYFRGLPGEVEEAGLMDGLSRLAVIWKITLPLSLPALASVSLYVFMIAWNEFLLAFMLLDDPSKFTLTRGIASLNSSEIPRQHLMAGSVIATVPIMALFLGLEKFMTKGLTAGSVKG is encoded by the coding sequence ATGAGCCTGCTGCGTTACGGCTATGTCACCGGCCCGCTTTTGGGGGCGATGTGGACGTTTATCATTGCCACAACCGTCGCCGTGGCCATGTCATTTGGCACAGGTGACGCGTTTCGACCGTCCTTGTGGATGTCGCTGATCTGGGGCGCCGCACTTGGATTTGCCTGCCTGCCCGGACATTGGGGCAAACCAGTCGGAGCAGGTGTGGCGATCAGCGTCCTCAGCTTGCTCGGCTTTGGGCCGATCATTTCAGGTGCAAATGTTTCTGGATTTTCCAGCCTCCTCGGGGCGTTATCAATGGCGGGATTTTCGGCCCTCGGCCTGTGGATCATGCTGCGCGAATGCCAGCCAGCCGCACTGACCCGCCATGAATTCGAAGAGGCCGTGATCCGGTTTCTGACCGGATTTGGCTATATCTTTTTCACCGCAATTGTCCTGATCCCGTTTTACGTGATGGTCATGACCAGCCTGAAAAACCAATCCGAACTGATCCAAAACCCGCTCGATTTTTCGATCGATTTTTCCAAAGGCTGGGATTTGTTCCGATCCTATAGCGAATTGTTCGGTCAGTTCGATTTTGGCACTTATTTGTGGACCTCATTCTTTATTTCTGTGCTGACCGTGTTCATCACGCTGGCCTTTGCCGTGCCGGGTGCCTATGCCATCGCCCGCCTTAGATTTAAGGGGCGCGCTGCCTTTGGCCGGTCCATCCTGCTGATCTATATGGTGCCGATGATCGTTCTGGCGCTGCCGATTTACATCGCGTTTTCGATGACGGGCTTGCGCAACTCGATCTTTGGGATTGTGCTGATCTATCCGGTCACCACCATTCCCGTCGCATTGTACATGCTACAGGGCTATTTCCGCGGCCTGCCCGGCGAAGTCGAAGAGGCCGGATTGATGGATGGTTTGTCGCGACTGGCTGTCATCTGGAAAATCACCCTGCCCCTATCCCTGCCCGCTTTGGCGTCGGTGTCTCTCTATGTGTTTATGATCGCTTGGAACGAATTCCTGCTGGCATTCATGCTGCTGGATGACCCATCGAAATTCACCCTCACACGGGGCATCGCCAGCCTCAATTCCTCTGAAATTCCCCGACAGCATCTGATGGCCGGGTCGGTCATCGCGACCGTCCCAATCATGGCGCTGTTTTTAGGGCTGGAAAAATTCATGACCAAAGGCCTGACCGCCGGGTCGGTCAAAGGTTAA